One Salmo trutta chromosome 24, fSalTru1.1, whole genome shotgun sequence genomic region harbors:
- the p2ry8 gene encoding P2Y purinoceptor 8 has translation MAWSTNSTKLDNITLSLFQNATASTAISIIYIVVTVINLTGNGLSMWLLLFRTSPKTPSIIFMINLTLTDLALGLVLPFQIKYQMQGHNWSLGPGVCRLLTLVFFANMYCSILTMTAISGDRYLGICWPMLFRETRERKSFAVIGCLAMWTVVLSVLHPLMTTDLTFHVPELGITTCFDVLKRDMLPSMEAWAAFLLTLFVILFLIPFCITVFCYVGIIRKLARVSKTNQKEKAIRLAVTVLTVFTLCFAPNNILLLAHTIRRLFYGDSLYMAYKLTLSLSCLNSCLDPFIYYFASREFRQKLRQMLRLRTLSSLDTGKTDPHRESLYSAQYVSGGQCGENGRVSVKQHC, from the exons ATGGCCTGGAGTACCAACAGCACCAAACTGGACAACATCACCTTGTCCCTGTTCCAGAACGCAACAGCCAGCACAGCTATCTCCATCATCTACATCGTGGTCACCGTCATCAACCTGACAGGAAATGGCCTCTCCATGTGGCTTCTCCTCTTCCGTACCTCTCCCAAAACTCCCTCCATCATCTTCATGATAAACCTGACCCTGACTGACCTGGCCTTGGGCCTCGTCCTGCCCTTCCAGATCAAGTATCAGATGCAGGGGCATAATTGGAGCCTGGGCCCGGGCGTATGCAG GCTCTTGACCCTGGTGTTCTTTGCCAACATGTACTGCTCAATTCTAACTATGACCGCCATCAGTGGAGACCGCTACCTGGGCATCTGTTGGCCCATGCTCTTCCGTGAGACCAGGGAAAGGAAGTCATTCGCTGTTATCGGCTGTTTGGCCATGTGGACAGTCGTGCTATCTGTCTTGCACCCATTAATGACAACCGACCTGACGTTCCACGTTCCAGAACTCGGGATCACCACCTGCTTTGACGTTCTGAAGAGGGACATGCTTCCATCAATGGAGGCCTGGGCTGCTTTCCTCCTTACCCTGTTtgtcatcctcttcctcatcccGTTCTGCATCACTGTATTCTGCTACGTCGGCATCATCCGCAAGCTGGCCCGAGTTTCCAAGACCAACCAGAAAGAGAAAGCTATCCGTCTTGCCGTCACCGTCTTAACGGTCTTCACACTTTGCTTTGCTCCCAACAACATCCTCCTCCTGGCTCACACCATCCGGAGGCTCTTCTACGGGGACTCCCTCTACATGGCCTACAAGCTAACTCTTTCCCTCAGTTGCCTCAACAGCTGCCTCGACCCCTTCATCTACTACTTTGCCTCTAGGGAGTTCCGTCAAAAGCTGAGGCAGATGCTAAGGCTGAGAACACTGAGCAGTCTGGACACAGGGAAGACAGACCCGCACCGAGAGAGCCTGTACTCTGCCCAGTATGTGTCTGGGGGACAGTGCGGAGAAAACGGCAGAGTTTCTGTTAAACAACACTGTTAA